The following proteins are co-located in the Chryseobacterium daecheongense genome:
- a CDS encoding DUF4230 domain-containing protein, with the protein MKNNKLILSFVAGILVMLFLFFGLKSCFNFGGKTEKSDYYILTNQISKMNKMVVLEQNISSMQKTKMGYEVFGNEVSSNSIITYTKTNAQVSYDLNKMKIEVDSINKKLVITQLPNADIRITPSVEIQSLDDSFFNRISEKDIKNVTNKAKETAIKAIDENKLRNEGRKQLMENLNNIFVLAKALNYTIEDKTGQLGILEL; encoded by the coding sequence TTGAAAAATAATAAGCTTATATTATCTTTTGTAGCAGGAATTCTTGTGATGCTTTTCCTGTTTTTCGGTCTTAAGTCCTGTTTTAATTTTGGAGGCAAAACGGAAAAATCGGATTATTATATTCTGACGAACCAGATTTCCAAAATGAATAAAATGGTGGTTTTGGAACAGAATATTTCCAGCATGCAGAAAACCAAAATGGGTTATGAAGTATTCGGAAACGAAGTATCCAGTAACAGTATAATCACCTATACCAAGACCAATGCCCAGGTTTCCTACGATCTTAATAAAATGAAGATAGAGGTGGATTCGATCAATAAAAAACTGGTTATTACTCAGCTGCCTAATGCCGATATCCGAATTACTCCAAGTGTGGAAATACAGTCGCTTGACGATTCTTTCTTTAACAGGATTTCTGAAAAAGACATTAAAAATGTAACCAACAAAGCAAAAGAAACAGCTATTAAAGCTATTGATGAAAATAAGCTACGAAATGAAGGACGTAAGCAATTGATGGAAAATCTTAATAATATTTTTGTTTTGGCAAAGGCTTTGAATTATACCATTGAAGACAAAACAGGTCAACTCGGTATTTTAGAACTTTAA
- a CDS encoding thioredoxin, with amino-acid sequence MKKFITNTVAISGLFLATQQLSAQKVVVNREVETQNDGKMLLGNQLKEQFLKAPYADWYVKEHDEYALDQKAIADLKKAKISSYHIIVFMGTWCEDSHRDFPRLMRILEEVNFPDNRLTIIAVNRKKESPSGEEGIYNIQKVPTIIVEKYDKEIGRIIEMPKTGYVERDLVEILKKDDKSVLKEIFKK; translated from the coding sequence ATGAAAAAATTTATTACAAATACTGTTGCAATTTCAGGATTGTTCCTGGCTACCCAGCAGCTAAGTGCTCAGAAAGTGGTTGTAAACCGTGAGGTAGAAACCCAGAATGATGGCAAAATGCTTTTGGGGAACCAGTTAAAAGAACAATTTTTAAAGGCACCTTATGCAGATTGGTATGTGAAAGAGCATGATGAATATGCTTTAGATCAGAAGGCCATTGCAGACTTGAAGAAAGCTAAAATAAGTTCTTATCACATTATCGTTTTCATGGGAACCTGGTGTGAGGATAGCCACAGGGACTTTCCGAGACTGATGAGAATCCTGGAAGAAGTAAATTTTCCGGATAACAGGCTGACCATTATTGCAGTCAATCGCAAAAAGGAATCTCCATCAGGAGAAGAAGGTATTTATAATATCCAGAAAGTTCCGACTATTATTGTTGAAAAATATGATAAAGAAATCGGAAGAATTATTGAAATGCCCAAAACCGGTTATGTAGAAAGGGATCTGGTAGAAATTCTGAAAAAAGATGACAAATCGGTACTTAAAGAAATATTTAAAAAGTAA
- a CDS encoding nucleoside triphosphate pyrophosphohydrolase family protein: MDKIDSLNQVAEFHTTFKAPILETPQIPSPERCNLRVELLQEELNELKQAIADNDIVEIADALCDLQYVLSGAVLEFGLGNKFVELFNEVQRSNMSKACDNEEQANETVEFYKEKEVESFYEKSGEKFNVYRKTDHKVLKNKYYSPADLKTIIEK; this comes from the coding sequence ATGGATAAAATTGATAGTCTGAACCAAGTAGCAGAATTCCATACTACTTTTAAAGCCCCTATTTTAGAAACACCACAAATTCCTTCTCCTGAAAGATGTAATCTTAGAGTTGAACTGTTACAGGAAGAATTAAACGAATTAAAACAAGCAATCGCAGACAATGACATCGTTGAAATTGCAGATGCTTTATGTGATTTACAATATGTTTTGAGTGGTGCTGTTTTAGAATTTGGTCTTGGCAACAAATTTGTAGAGCTTTTCAACGAAGTTCAGCGTTCCAATATGTCAAAAGCATGTGACAACGAGGAGCAGGCAAATGAAACTGTTGAATTCTATAAAGAAAAAGAAGTAGAATCTTTTTATGAAAAATCAGGAGAAAAATTCAACGTTTACAGAAAAACCGATCACAAAGTTCTGAAAAACAAATACTATTCTCCTGCTGATTTGAAAACGATCATCGAGAAATAA
- a CDS encoding glycohydrolase toxin TNT-related protein (This protein contains a domain related to Tuberculosis Necrotizing Toxin, which is the C-terminal effector domain of outer membrane channel protein CpnT, and which has a lethal NAD+-glycohydrolase activity.) translates to MKHLLKYLLFLSVIFFSTACNSDRDDEIDNTNGVTHVFYKTADEFALTYDTAGLVNQDIRNQAFELYKQGKWSELEALFKANNLNGGWPPANGGYNIVDNVPFQAGQKFDRYSGAINYSGNGIPTLGGSFTSPIINGYVYTFSQRALNQPENTYDFYYEIDVLNNSLPFTSQTADVIPWFNQVGGGKQTMWKIPIDPATGYQKTWNKLAEEGYVKITIKKSPSGHYNNLVGTVIQ, encoded by the coding sequence ATGAAACATTTATTGAAGTACTTACTTTTTTTATCCGTTATTTTTTTCTCGACTGCTTGTAATTCGGACAGGGATGATGAAATTGATAACACAAACGGAGTTACCCACGTATTTTATAAGACCGCTGATGAATTTGCATTAACTTATGACACCGCGGGACTGGTTAACCAGGATATCCGGAATCAGGCTTTCGAATTATACAAACAGGGAAAATGGAGTGAACTGGAAGCTCTTTTTAAAGCCAATAATCTAAATGGAGGCTGGCCCCCTGCCAATGGGGGATACAATATAGTTGATAATGTTCCCTTTCAGGCCGGGCAAAAGTTTGACCGGTACAGCGGAGCAATTAATTATAGTGGAAACGGAATTCCTACGTTAGGAGGCAGCTTTACAAGTCCTATTATAAACGGGTATGTGTATACTTTCTCTCAAAGGGCATTAAATCAACCTGAAAACACCTATGATTTTTATTATGAGATCGATGTTCTGAATAATTCATTACCTTTCACTTCCCAAACAGCTGATGTAATTCCCTGGTTTAATCAGGTAGGTGGCGGAAAACAAACGATGTGGAAAATCCCTATAGATCCGGCAACCGGCTATCAGAAAACCTGGAATAAGCTGGCGGAGGAAGGATATGTGAAAATAACCATAAAAAAAAGTCCAAGCGGTCATTACAACAATTTAGTAGGTACAGTGATTCAATAA
- a CDS encoding M12 family metallo-peptidase → MKKQLSMIGVLLISGISFAQTDRLWSQTSPKTASQVFENKTGITDPKVYSLNLDALKSVLSKAPKRLSAGEPSEIIISFPNSEGKMENFKVRENSNLDPLLAAKYPDIKSYVGQGAEDKSSTVYFSISPLGLSSMEIYGDRSAVFIEPYTKDLSTYVIYRKSDKKDALNKFECKVIDVAQKGIEKTTLAARPNADDSKLRTFRLALSCTGEYTSYFGGTKANALAAMNNTMTRVNGVFEKDFAARMILISNNDDVIYTNSSTDPYSPSSQLDNWNYELMQTLHSTIGDANFDIGHLFGKDGGGGNAGCIGCICSNDDTTYVDGGVTYPENYKGSGYTSPADGVPSGDSFDIDYVAHEMGHQFGGNHTWSYQTQNGLQPVEPGSGSTIMGYAGITSYDVQAHSDALFHALSIQQITDNIKAATCSVNTATGNSIPTANAGLDYTIPKGTPFMLTGTGTDADGDTLTYIWEQMDKGTSSQTGSSSAASATKTAGPTFRSWTPTASPTRYFPRMASILAGATTTSGSEITVEALSNVARKLNFRFTVRDNRAGGSGNNSDDAIITVNSTAGPFKVSSQNSAVTYTGGSSQTITWDVAGTTGNNVNAANVDILWSTNSGTTWTTLLAGTPNDGTQAVTIPNVATTTGRIMVKGSNHIFFDVNNANIKVTASSAKQKDITKDLITEVKLFPNPVKNTLNVSNATSEEYKIFDMGGKLINSGKLERGAINVSDLTKGVYLLQTGETTKRFIKE, encoded by the coding sequence ATGAAAAAACAGTTATCCATGATTGGGGTGCTTTTAATTTCGGGCATCTCTTTCGCGCAGACCGATCGTCTCTGGTCTCAAACTTCACCAAAGACAGCATCGCAGGTTTTTGAGAACAAAACCGGCATTACTGATCCAAAAGTGTACTCGCTAAATCTTGATGCACTCAAAAGCGTCCTTTCAAAAGCTCCAAAAAGATTGTCTGCGGGAGAACCATCAGAAATTATTATTTCTTTTCCTAATTCAGAAGGAAAAATGGAAAATTTTAAAGTAAGGGAAAACTCAAACCTTGATCCTCTTTTAGCTGCGAAATATCCGGATATTAAATCGTATGTTGGACAGGGAGCAGAAGATAAAAGTTCGACTGTGTATTTCAGTATTTCTCCTTTGGGGCTTTCTTCTATGGAAATTTACGGTGACCGCTCTGCTGTTTTTATTGAGCCTTACACGAAGGATCTTTCTACGTATGTAATTTATAGGAAGTCTGATAAAAAGGATGCACTTAATAAATTTGAATGTAAAGTGATTGATGTTGCACAGAAAGGGATTGAGAAAACAACTCTTGCTGCAAGACCGAATGCTGATGATTCAAAGTTAAGAACCTTTAGATTAGCCCTTTCCTGCACCGGTGAGTATACGTCTTATTTTGGAGGAACTAAAGCAAATGCCCTGGCTGCTATGAATAACACAATGACCCGTGTAAACGGAGTGTTTGAAAAAGATTTTGCTGCCAGAATGATCCTTATCTCAAATAATGATGATGTCATTTACACCAATTCATCCACCGATCCTTATTCCCCTTCATCACAGCTTGATAATTGGAATTATGAACTTATGCAAACCTTACATTCAACAATTGGTGATGCCAATTTTGATATAGGACATTTATTCGGAAAAGATGGTGGTGGTGGTAATGCAGGTTGTATAGGCTGTATTTGCAGCAATGACGATACAACTTATGTAGATGGAGGAGTTACATATCCTGAAAACTATAAAGGAAGCGGATACACCTCCCCGGCAGACGGAGTTCCTTCAGGAGATAGTTTTGATATAGATTATGTAGCTCATGAGATGGGACATCAGTTTGGAGGTAATCATACATGGTCTTATCAAACCCAAAACGGATTGCAACCTGTAGAACCGGGATCCGGATCTACCATAATGGGCTATGCAGGGATTACAAGTTATGATGTGCAAGCTCACTCGGACGCTTTATTCCATGCTTTAAGCATTCAGCAGATTACGGACAATATTAAAGCGGCAACCTGCTCTGTAAATACTGCTACAGGAAATTCCATCCCAACAGCTAATGCAGGCCTTGATTACACTATTCCTAAAGGCACACCCTTTATGTTGACAGGAACCGGTACGGATGCTGACGGAGATACATTAACTTATATCTGGGAGCAAATGGATAAGGGAACTTCTTCACAAACAGGATCCAGTTCTGCAGCCAGTGCTACAAAAACCGCTGGTCCTACATTCAGATCATGGACACCAACTGCCTCTCCTACCAGGTATTTCCCAAGAATGGCTTCTATCCTTGCAGGTGCTACAACCACCTCAGGATCCGAAATCACAGTAGAAGCATTATCTAATGTGGCAAGAAAACTGAATTTCAGATTTACAGTTCGTGATAACAGAGCCGGTGGATCAGGAAATAATTCCGATGATGCTATAATTACAGTAAACTCTACAGCTGGTCCATTTAAGGTGAGTTCCCAAAATTCTGCCGTAACTTATACCGGAGGGAGCTCTCAAACCATAACATGGGACGTTGCAGGAACTACAGGAAATAATGTAAATGCGGCTAATGTAGATATATTATGGTCAACCAATAGTGGAACTACCTGGACTACTTTGCTGGCGGGAACTCCAAATGACGGTACCCAGGCAGTAACAATTCCTAATGTGGCAACAACAACAGGAAGAATTATGGTAAAAGGGAGCAATCACATTTTCTTTGATGTGAACAATGCCAATATAAAGGTAACTGCATCTTCAGCAAAACAAAAAGACATCACTAAAGACCTGATTACCGAGGTGAAGCTCTTCCCTAACCCGGTAAAAAATACCTTAAATGTTTCAAACGCTACATCAGAAGAATATAAAATTTTTGATATGGGCGGGAAACTAATTAATTCAGGAAAACTTGAAAGAGGAGCCATTAATGTAAGTGACCTTACTAAGGGAGTTTATTTACTTCAGACTGGAGAAACAACCAAAAGGTTTATTAAAGAATAA
- a CDS encoding M12 family metallo-peptidase encodes MKKQLTLIGVLFMTGISFAQTDRLWSQSSQKTSANVFENKTNINNPKVYTLDIDGLKNALSRAPKRLAAGEKSQVIISFPNSDGKIENFKVKENSNFDPQLAARYPDIKSYVGEGLGDSNSTVYFSISPLGLSSMEIYGDKSAVFIEPYTKDLSTYVVYKKSDKKDNLNKFECTVIDVAQKGIDNTSLAARPNADDAKLRTFRLALSCTGEYTTYFGGTKANALAAMNNTMTRVNGVFEKDFAARMVLISNNDAVIYTNASTDPYSPSSSMNNWNSQLQNTLTSVIGEANYDIGHLFGATGGGGNAGCIGCVCTNGSKGSGYTSPADAIPSGDNFDIDYVAHEMGHQFGGNHTFSMSNEGTGANMEPGSGSTIMGYAGITSQDVQPHSDAFFHAISIQQITNNIKAKTCPVSTATGNAIPTANAGSDYTIPKGTPFMLTGTGTDADGDSLTYVWEQMDNASSSQTGASSAASATKASGPTFRSWTPTTSPTRYFPRMASILAGATTTAGSEITVEALSNVARTLNFRFTVRDNRAGGSGNNSDDAVITVNSTAGPFVVSSQNSATTYTGGTSQTVTWDVAGTTGNNVNAANVDILWSTDSGNTWTTLLAGTPNDGSQAVTIPNASTTTGRIMVKGSNHVFFDVNNANITVNAGSGGTDTVAPTAPTLAASGTTATTTNLSWSGATDNVGVTGYDVYQGASLIGSTASTSYTVTSLSPSTTYSFTVKAKDAAGNTSVASNSVSVTTLAGSTVTYCSASANNTADERIGNVKFGTINNTSTGTAGYENFTSVSTNVTRGTAYTISITPVWTSTVYSEAYAVYIDYNQNGVFTDSGELVWTKSGSTTTPVTGSITIPASAALGSTRMRVMMQYSSIPSSSCGTYTYGQVEDYTVNIGSTSKGDILGGNNMLTDIKLYPNPVKNILNVSNTTSEEYKIFDMTGKLINSGKLERGSVNVNNLVKGAYMIQIGEISRRFIKD; translated from the coding sequence CATCTGCAAATGTTTTCGAGAATAAAACGAACATCAATAATCCAAAAGTCTATACACTGGACATAGACGGTTTGAAAAACGCGCTTTCAAGAGCTCCCAAAAGACTGGCTGCCGGCGAAAAATCACAAGTCATTATTTCTTTTCCTAATTCCGACGGGAAAATAGAAAACTTTAAAGTAAAGGAAAATTCAAATTTTGATCCACAACTGGCAGCCCGGTATCCGGACATCAAATCTTACGTTGGTGAGGGTCTTGGAGATTCTAATTCCACAGTTTATTTCAGTATTTCGCCCTTAGGGTTATCCTCGATGGAAATTTATGGTGATAAATCGGCTGTGTTCATCGAGCCTTACACCAAAGATCTTTCAACGTATGTGGTTTATAAAAAATCAGACAAAAAAGACAATCTTAACAAATTTGAATGTACTGTTATTGATGTTGCCCAAAAAGGGATTGATAATACCAGTCTCGCTGCAAGACCTAACGCTGATGATGCCAAACTGAGAACTTTCAGATTAGCACTTTCATGCACGGGAGAATACACTACTTATTTTGGGGGAACAAAAGCCAATGCTTTAGCTGCAATGAACAATACAATGACCCGCGTAAATGGTGTTTTTGAAAAAGATTTCGCAGCAAGAATGGTTTTAATTTCTAACAATGATGCTGTAATTTACACTAATGCTTCTACGGATCCTTACTCTCCTTCAAGCAGTATGAATAACTGGAATTCGCAACTTCAAAATACCCTAACTTCTGTGATTGGCGAGGCTAATTACGACATCGGACACCTTTTCGGGGCTACCGGAGGTGGTGGAAATGCCGGATGTATCGGATGTGTTTGTACAAACGGCTCGAAAGGAAGTGGCTACACCTCCCCTGCTGATGCAATTCCTTCAGGAGATAATTTTGATATTGATTATGTAGCGCATGAGATGGGGCATCAGTTCGGAGGAAACCATACATTCTCTATGAGCAATGAAGGAACCGGAGCTAATATGGAACCTGGTTCAGGATCTACCATCATGGGATATGCAGGAATTACCTCTCAGGATGTACAACCTCATTCTGATGCATTTTTCCATGCAATAAGTATCCAGCAGATCACTAATAATATTAAAGCAAAAACATGTCCTGTAAGTACAGCAACAGGAAATGCAATTCCAACCGCTAATGCAGGATCTGATTACACTATTCCTAAAGGCACACCATTCATGTTAACAGGAACCGGTACGGATGCAGACGGAGATTCATTAACTTATGTATGGGAACAAATGGACAATGCTTCTTCGTCACAGACAGGAGCAAGCTCTGCAGCCAGCGCAACAAAAGCATCCGGACCTACTTTCAGATCATGGACTCCAACAACTTCTCCAACAAGATATTTTCCAAGGATGGCTTCTATCCTTGCCGGTGCTACCACAACCGCAGGTTCAGAAATTACTGTAGAAGCTTTATCTAATGTAGCAAGAACACTGAACTTCAGATTTACAGTTCGTGATAACAGAGCCGGAGGTTCAGGAAACAATTCTGATGATGCAGTGATTACGGTAAATTCTACAGCAGGACCATTTGTAGTTTCTTCCCAAAATTCAGCAACGACATATACAGGAGGAACTTCCCAAACTGTAACATGGGATGTAGCAGGAACTACAGGAAATAATGTAAATGCTGCTAATGTAGATATTCTTTGGTCAACTGACAGTGGAAATACTTGGACTACATTATTAGCCGGAACACCTAATGATGGAAGCCAGGCTGTTACCATACCTAATGCCTCTACGACAACAGGGAGAATTATGGTAAAAGGTTCCAATCATGTATTCTTTGATGTAAATAACGCTAACATCACGGTAAATGCAGGTTCAGGAGGAACTGATACTGTAGCGCCTACAGCACCTACTCTTGCTGCTTCCGGTACTACTGCAACCACAACCAATTTATCATGGAGCGGAGCTACGGATAATGTAGGAGTTACCGGATATGATGTATATCAGGGTGCTTCATTAATAGGATCTACCGCTTCTACTTCTTATACAGTAACAAGCTTAAGTCCATCTACCACTTACAGCTTTACCGTTAAAGCAAAAGACGCCGCAGGAAACACTTCAGTAGCCAGTAATTCCGTAAGTGTAACAACTCTTGCAGGAAGCACGGTAACTTATTGTTCAGCAAGTGCAAACAATACTGCTGACGAAAGAATAGGAAACGTGAAGTTTGGAACAATCAACAACACTTCTACGGGAACTGCAGGATACGAGAATTTCACATCTGTTTCCACTAATGTTACAAGAGGAACTGCCTATACAATTTCTATTACTCCGGTATGGACTTCAACCGTATACAGTGAAGCGTACGCAGTATATATTGACTACAATCAAAACGGAGTCTTTACAGATAGCGGCGAATTGGTATGGACCAAATCAGGATCTACTACAACACCGGTAACGGGAAGTATAACGATTCCTGCCTCTGCTGCACTTGGCTCTACAAGAATGAGAGTAATGATGCAGTACAGCTCTATCCCATCATCATCTTGCGGAACTTATACGTATGGACAAGTTGAGGATTACACAGTAAATATCGGATCAACATCTAAAGGAGACATATTAGGTGGCAATAATATGCTTACAGATATCAAACTTTATCCTAATCCGGTAAAAAATATCCTTAATGTTTCCAATACAACATCTGAAGAATATAAAATCTTCGATATGACAGGAAAATTAATCAATTCAGGAAAACTCGAAAGAGGATCTGTTAATGTAAATAATCTCGTAAAAGGAGCTTATATGATACAAATTGGTGAAATTTCAAGGAGATTCATTAAAGATTAA